A single Ctenopharyngodon idella isolate HZGC_01 chromosome 22, HZGC01, whole genome shotgun sequence DNA region contains:
- the ccn1 gene encoding CCN family member 1: MFAWAVIVILVAHFSVVFSSCPEACSCPQELPKCAPGVSLVSDGCGCCKVCARQLNEDCSKTEPCDHTKGLECNFGASHGATRGICRAKSEGRPCEYNSRIYQNGESFQPNCKHQCTCIDGAVGCIPLCPQELSLPTLGCANPRLVKVPGQCCEEWVCDDGKTREPVDKLFGNDPMVDDSESDLTNKNELISIVKAGLKSLPAFRSQFEKCIVQTTPWSQCSKTCGTGISNRITNDNADCKLVKETRICEVRPCSQSPYTSLKKGKKCNRTKKSMQPVKFTYAGCSSLKKYRPRYCGSCVDGRCCSPQTTRTIRVKFRCEDGETFNKNVMMIESCKCTYNCAQGNDATYPFYRLFNDIHKFRD; the protein is encoded by the exons ATGTTTGCTTGGGCTGTTATCGTCATCCTTGTTGCACACTTCAGTGTG GTCTTCTCCAGCTGCCCAGAGGCATGCTCATGCCCGCAAGAGCTTCCCAAATGCGCGCCTGGAGTCAGTCTGGTCTCAGACGGCTGCGGCTGCTGCAAAGTGTGTGCCAGACAGCTGAACGAAGACTGCAGCAAGACGGAGCCGTGCGACCATACCAAGGGGCTGGAGTGCAACTTCGGGGCCAGCCACGGGGCCACCAGAGGCATCTGCCGAG CCAAATCGGAGGGCAGACCGTGCGAGTACAACAGCAGGATCTATCAGAATGGAGAGAGTTTCCAGCCCAACTGCAAGCACCAGTGCACTTGCATCGACGGGGCGGTGGGCTGCATTCCGCTGTGCCCGCAAGAGCTCTCCCTGCCCACGCTGGGCTGTGCCAACCCCAGGCTGGTCAAAGTGCCAGGCCAGTGCTGCGAGGAGTGGGTCTGCGATGATGGGAAGACTAGGGAACCCGTCGACAAACTGTTTGGCAACGATCCGATGGTGGACGACTCTGAGAGTGACCTCACCAACAAGAACGAGCTCATCTCCATCGTGAAGGCCGGACTCAAATCCTTGCCTG CATTCCGATCGCAGTTCGAGAAGTGCATAGTGCAGACCACACCCTGGTCCCAATGCTCCAAGACCTGCGGCACTGGAATCTCCAACAGGATAACCAATGACAACGCCGACTGCAAGCTGGTGAAGGAGACCAGGATCTGCGAGGTCCGTCCATGCAGCCAGTCACCCTACACCAGTCTGAAG AAAGGGAAGAAGTGCAACCGGACCAAGAAGTCCATGCAGCCGGTGAAGTTCACATACGCCGGATGCTCCAGCCTGAAGAAGTATCGCCCCAGGTACTGCGGCTCCTGCGTGGACGGCCGCTGCTGCAGCCCGCAGACGACCCGCACCATCCGCGTCAAGTTCCGCTGCGAGGACGGCGAGACCTTCAACAAGAACGTCATGATGATCGAGTCCTGCAAGTGCACCTACAACTGCGCCCAAGGCAACGATGCCACCTACCCCTTCTACAGACTCTTCAACGACATCCACAAGTTCAGAGACTGA